A genomic stretch from Anaerococcus mediterraneensis includes:
- a CDS encoding single-stranded DNA-binding protein has translation MNKVFLIGRITNDLELSHTKAGKANVSFSLAVDKNLSRDKRKELEDAGRPTADFPRIVAWGYQAENLVRYCGRGSQVAIDGRIQTGSYEDKESGKMIYTTDIIADYVEFLSKSTQEGSKGGQDVNTYQNNNNSDEDFFEDDFSEIEDDQRIPF, from the coding sequence ATGAATAAGGTTTTTTTGATAGGCAGGATCACCAATGATTTGGAGTTAAGTCACACAAAAGCGGGCAAGGCTAATGTGAGTTTTAGCTTGGCGGTTGATAAAAATTTAAGTAGGGATAAGAGAAAAGAGCTTGAGGATGCGGGCAGACCTACTGCTGATTTCCCGAGGATTGTTGCCTGGGGGTATCAGGCGGAGAACCTGGTGAGATATTGTGGCAGGGGTAGTCAGGTTGCTATCGATGGGAGGATTCAGACTGGATCTTATGAGGATAAGGAGTCTGGAAAGATGATCTATACTACTGACATCATTGCTGATTATGTAGAATTTCTTTCTAAATCGACCCAGGAGGGGAGCAAAGGTGGTCAAGATGTGAATACCTATCAAAACAATAATAATTCGGATGAGGACTTTTTTGAGGATGATTTTAGCGAGATAGAAGACGACCAAAGGATACCTTTTTAG